atccaaccatgcccaaatacttgatttccaaaatctcatttatgtgtccgtagtatacatcatctcctgatgcagaacaaacaccagcatcgtaagtcgtactcgaacgtctcctcttctgagttgtgaatgcatatcctcgagtacaaaatctcggatatgacttcacaacaaagtttggtccaacgaccatctcgcgtatccaatcgtcaaatgtttcacctctggccaaaccatcactcacataagtaaacatccatccaccaaattctctctgcttcatttcttctagttcgtcctctgtggcgtatctatattctaaccgcttttctgccatgaaaatcctttcatattgaagaacatcttcgcagttggtgagtaaatatgtttgcaaatgactgcgctcctgatcagtaagtcgacggtcctttggttttccgctaagtcgtccaacgtctgtgaaaatgtctggaaccttccaatgatatgttgcccgttcgcctctatcatcatgccgagcaggtcttctgtttttggtctgaacttctgctggaaagtagtactcggcaaagtttgaagtttcttcattgatcatctgtgcgactatagacccttccaccctacttaaatttttcaccatcttcttcaaatggaacatataccgctcatacagatacatccatctatactgcacaggaccaccaagttccaattctcttaccaggtgaataacaagatgctccataacatcaaaaaatgagggaggaaatatcttctcaaggttgcactgaatcacagctatgttagtcttcaaattttcaataccttcaagagtcactgatcttgtgcataaatcgcggaagaaaccacttatccctgcaattgcttcatgaacatttcgtggtaatagttccttgaaggcaaacggaaggagacgctgcatcattacatggcaatcatggcttttcaagccagtaaactttccttcctttctgtcgatacagttacgcaaattagatgcgtaaccgtctggaaattccacatcgtttgaaatccaatcaaagaacgcatcctttcccgctgcatcaagtcggtatatgggaaaaggagccctaccactctcatcaacatgaagttctgaacgagcacatatatcgactaaatccagtcttgacttcaaattatcctttgttttaccttgaacattaaggatcgtgttcatgagattgtcaaaaaagttcttctcgatatgcatgacatctaaattatgccttagtagatgatcctcccagtatggcagatcccaaaaaatactttttttgtgccagttatgtaggtttccaacaccatctaccggaaaatgctcatgtccaccgacgtctggcgtcctttctgcaccaaaatctctaagttgtgtcttcaaatctttcccacgaatttccggaggtggactgtcaaacaccctcttgttcttcgtaaacaaattcctacttctacgatatggatgatctggtggtagaaatctcctgtgacagtcaaaccaacacgttttccttccgtgttttagttggaaagcatcagtgttatcttgacaatatggacatgatagccttccatgcgttgtccatccagataacataccatatgctggaaaatcacttattgtccacattagtactgcccgcatttgaaagttttctttatacgaaacatcgtatgtttcagcaccttgagtccatagttgttgcaactcatatattagtggctgaagaaacacatcaagtgatctcttaggatgctctggtccgggaacgagaatcgagagaaacaaaaactctcgtcgcaagcacaagtttgggggtaggttgtatggtgtaagaatgactggccatagagaatactgtcttccactcttgccaaacgggctgaaaccatcagtacataatccaaggtagacatttcttctctcatacgcaaagtcgggatactttgattggaaatgcttccacgcttttgcatctgaaggatgtctgatctcaccatctgttgagtgctccgcatgccatctcattggttgcgctgtgcgttcagacagatacagcctctgcaacctttccgtcaaaggcaaataccacatccttttatatggtactggaactcttccactcgtatctttataacgaggcttcccacaaaatttgcatgaaacccgctgttcatccgccctccaataaatcatgcagttgtctctgcatacatctattacctgatacgataaaccaagaccagctacgagtttctgaacctcgtagtatgagccaggagctacattatcttcgggtagaataccttttacataatcagcaatcgcatccacacagtcttcagccaaattataatccgtcttaatgcccatcaatcttgtagcagatgataaagctgaatgaccatctctgcaaccttcgtacaatggttgctttccagcatccaacatatcataaaatctcctagcttcggcattgggtaaatcttcccctctaaaatgatcatttaccatctgctcagtacctacaccgtaatctacatccgttctaattggatcttctaatctaaccgctggctgaggttcgctagtactaccaagttcataatcagtttctccatgatgataccaaattttgtaacttcgtgtaaacccactcaaatatagatgagtccaaacatcccattctttaataacttttttatttttacaattagagcaaggacatcttaacatacctgtttttgcttccggttgtcggtgaactaaccccatgaattcggttataccttgttggtattcttccgtaagcaatctcgtgttcggatccaaatgaggtcgatcgatccaagaacgaaaataatttgaagaagacatgttttttatgaatcaaattcgtgtgtaaagaaagtgagagggaggatgaagatatggagtgaatgaagaggaagaggggtgcttgtatttatagttgaaatcctgccgacggtccgaggaaattccgacggaattccgatgcaaacggctagttcgtcggaatttcctcggaatttttaaaatcccccaacggctctccaacggctctctaacgtctataatatttcctcggaattcatcggttttttccgaggaatactagtttcctcggtattccgtcggaatattccgacgagatgaattttcctcggaattccgtcggaatattccgacggaataccgaggaagcaaaattttgtgtttcctcggaattgcctcggaattgcctcggtatattccgaggaattcattttccgtcggaacgtccgtcagaataccgctgttttcttgtagtgatagtaCATTATATTTTGTGAGTTTCACATTGTCATTCTCACGCACGCACGTTATTAAGAACATTACGGTCACTTTTATGTGCTAATTGTCCCATCTCTGGATTGAAACCGTAGAATGGGTAAATTCTTCGTATTTGGACCCTTATAATATTCATCAAATTACCTCCATAATATTGCATATCTACGAAACCgtctcatttaaaaaaaaaaaaacacacgaCAACGATAGCTAATTTTTTGGACAAGCTTTCCTTTCACACAATGTTTTTGACAGTGGCTAACAATAATTCCAATCACGGTGGAAGGACTCAAACATGGTCTTAAAAATGACTTTGCTCATATACTTACACTATGTCACACACTTAGATATTTTGTAGCCAAATATAACACAAAAGACAATCTTTTATTGAATTTCTTCAATCCATATATTCAAGATCTTAGTGAACCCGGAGCTGATTTTCTACCGCTCCCACTATTTCCTCTAACCTTAGGCGACCTAGGAGACGGTGGCCAGTGGCCAGAGGAAACCGCCATGTCCTTATGATGCATGAGACTCTCTAGAACCTCCACAACGGCAAGCATCTTAGGCCGGTCCTTAGGGTTAGGGCTCACACACTGTAAGGCGAGAAGAGCCGTATCCTTAGCCGCCTTGACAGAGTATTGACCAGCGAGCCTCTGGTCCATAACGCATCGGAGACGACGGCTGCTGGTTAAATAAGGCTTTGCCCAATCGATGATGTTCTGCTGGTTTTTCGGCCGTGACTTTTCGGTGGCTCTTCTCCCCGTTAAGAGCTCGAGTAACACGACTCCGTAACTATACACGTCACTCTTTGTCGTTAAATGCCCTGAAAGTGTTATTCCCATGCATTAGagaattaaagaaataaaatttactatttgataatcatattaaattaaatgcATAGATGTTCAGATTAATTTGTAATTGATTAACATTTATGTGTATTGCTTATTTCTTCGTTTTTCGAACCTCTAAATaactataataattttaattaataagtaTGCTTAAATTTAATTGCTGAAAAACAATTTGGCCAAACCAATTCTGTTGGAAAAGGCAAGAAATTTGTGTATTTCACACCTGTTGAAACATATTCAGGAGCAGCATAACCATACGTGCCCATGACTCGAGTTGTGACATGAGATTTGGATCCTTCTGGTCCCATTGTTGCCAAACCAAAATCTGACAGTTTCGCAGTAAAATCCTGGAATTTTAACAACTCACATCAAATATATAAACCTTTTGTTAAAATATGTTGATAATATTATCAATAATATTTTGTCTTTTCGTTTGACAATATGTTGTTGAAAAGAATTATTAAATAACAACTAAAAGGGTACCGAATCGAGTAGTATATTGGAAGTCTTAAAATCACGGTAGATTATTGGACTCTCTAAATCATGCAAAAAGGCCAAACCCTTAGCAGCCGCGACAGCTATTTTCAGCCTCGTCGCCCACGGCAGCGATATCGAAATCCCTGGTtgtttatataacaaaaagatATGCCGGTTACAATAAGAGCCATGAAAGATATACCTacgaaataattaattattctcTTCTTACGTTTGAAGAGGTGGTTTTCCAAGCTACCACGTGACATGAACTCGTAGATGAGGACTCGTTCTTCCTCCTCGCAGCAGTAACCGATAAGTTTGACTAGATTCGGGTGCTTTAGTTGTCCAAGGAGTATGACCTCAGACtgcaaatgaaaataaaacatatgatatAAATCAAGTCATTATATTCATAGAGAATAAATTTGGAAAATACGTGTATATATGTATCATGCATGTATAGAGTATATCAAAGTTCTCTCACCAACTATTATATTCTGCTAACCAAAAAAGATTCTTACGTTTTACGTGACACCAAAAAATAGAAAACGACAAAGCTCATATATATGCGTACTTAATCCATAATataaacaaacatatttttccCATGTAGTTTCATACCCTACAGTACTAAAAGATAAGGACGTGAGTCCAAGTATATCTTTGACTttgaaatacaaaataaataatatgaggAGTGGTTCGTTTCTTCAGAATTATATTCTAACGTAGCCTGTCGTTCCAACCAAATATGTGTCATATGGAAATAATTAAACACTAATAAGAGAACAGTGACAAAGTGAAAAGAACTCAGTAATTATTCAGGCATGCTATTACTAGTAAACGTTCTTACAAGCCATTCACGGTGTCCTTGAAGCCCTTCAATGTCCAGTAGCTTGACAGCAACAGGCTGAGCTTTGAGGCTTTGTCTGAAATTCTCATCGATGTAACCTTTATAAACTTTACCGAACCCACCTTCTCCGAGAAGATAGTTCCGAGAGAAGCACTGCGTGATCATTTTAAGTTCACACATCTGAAAATCCACTAAATCGGCTCCAAGAGCCTCTGCAAGATCTTCGTTAATCCTAGCCGAAGAAGAACGGCTTAGATCGGCGAAGGAGAGTCGCCGGAAAGAAGGAAGTGGTCCGAGATGGTTCTTGGAGTTTGATTTGGATGGTCGGCAACGGCTTAAATTTCCCAAGACGGTTTGATCACCGACGGAGCAACAGTTTGAGGCAAAGGGTTTCCATAGCGGTGAGGATTTGGTAGATGTTGTTGGTGAGGAGTCTCTCATTGAGAAAGATAGTTTACCTAAATGTTTTGTGCTTTAGATTTTTAAGGAGTCAAAAGAATGATAGGTGGGTTGGGTCTTATTTATACATGTGAGATAGGGACTATGCGTATAAGACATGACTATATGAGAGGATTACGGCTATAACAAACAAgtgtaaaaaataatttagtagAAACCATTTGTTGAAACTATTAAAGTGTAAGAAATAACTTAATTTGTCGAATTAAGGTTGCTACTGGATTACCTATTTTTAGAATGGAATGCTTTGCAATGATCAATTCcattaatttcataaaaaaatttaccagTTACCATGAATAGAATGGAATGTTCATTCTATCAAttccaaaaaaaagttaaaccaaatACAAAGGAAATCATTCCATAacaattttgtcaaaaaataaatGGAATGAATCTATTCCATTTTTCTACCGTATTCCATTccttttattccatttttttctattctatttatttcatttttaattcaCCAGAGTTACAGTCTAATCAATCATCTTCGAAATACATTGCTTACGTACGTATACATTTAGTTTCCGTATAAAGAAGGAAAATGTAAATTTGATAATAGGTTTACTAATTATCGTGTAGACTCCAACTCAATgttatattattagaaaatgTGAAGTAGCGGGTTTTTAGTTCTCAAATAAGGATAAGACTGAATAAAAGTATAGGATAGGGGTGCGTTCTTTCTTTAACTGCCCTAACCACTCTACTCAAACTTGGGGTTTTTCGTCATGATGTCTTCTCTTTTGACTCATAGTTTGAGATATGTGTGTGTCAccatttctctattttttaatttgggtATTTCGTGCCAATGGAAAGATCCATACCAATTTTCAAGGAGAATTGCAGTTAACCGATGGATGTTTTTTAACGAGGCCTAAAATATAGCTTAATATCTGCGTGGTTAAAATTTCTTCGATTATGAAACCAGGCTTATATCTCGGATTGCAATTTATTCTTCTCTTCAAGAACTTTTCATTGTTTCATTCTAATCACCGGCTCCGGCTACTCTCAAATCGGAGTCGGGTTAGtttctctttgttttggttttggaaTATCCTCATTTTCATATCATTAGTACACAATtactctttaatttttttattttaagatccagttttcattaaaaaaaattatttggtgaTGTTAGAGAGGgaagtaaattaatttattaactcATAACCCAAAACAACAATCAAATTGTTAATGAGATATAACCCAAAACTTTTTCTTgataaattgattttaataaaaatattgataatcacAAGTATACAATAATTGCAATTATGttattaatatgttttcatatatataaatttagcaTACTTTTTTTAATAGTCACAACTTCTGAAATTTTCGATACCAATCACTTTTATaaatactagattttttaaccgcgctacgcgcggataagatattatatgtatttctcaattctaaaaaaataatgtataatagtgtattacattatttaaagaatataaaataagactacataacataaatatattttttaaattttctttatggaaatcattatgttgtttaattgatgtacttgattcacatatttgcatagttatttgtgatagatgaataactatatttttattatcagtaaataatatatatttattatataatataagaaaaat
The Brassica napus cultivar Da-Ae chromosome A1, Da-Ae, whole genome shotgun sequence DNA segment above includes these coding regions:
- the LOC106444834 gene encoding probable serine/threonine-protein kinase PBL15: MRDSSPTTSTKSSPLWKPFASNCCSVGDQTVLGNLSRCRPSKSNSKNHLGPLPSFRRLSFADLSRSSSARINEDLAEALGADLVDFQMCELKMITQCFSRNYLLGEGGFGKVYKGYIDENFRQSLKAQPVAVKLLDIEGLQGHREWLSEVILLGQLKHPNLVKLIGYCCEEEERVLIYEFMSRGSLENHLFKRISISLPWATRLKIAVAAAKGLAFLHDLESPIIYRDFKTSNILLDSDFTAKLSDFGLATMGPEGSKSHVTTRVMGTYGYAAPEYVSTGHLTTKSDVYSYGVVLLELLTGRRATEKSRPKNQQNIIDWAKPYLTSSRRLRCVMDQRLAGQYSVKAAKDTALLALQCVSPNPKDRPKMLAVVEVLESLMHHKDMAVSSGHWPPSPRSPKVRGNSGSGRKSAPGSLRS